A window of Apium graveolens cultivar Ventura chromosome 8, ASM990537v1, whole genome shotgun sequence contains these coding sequences:
- the LOC141679680 gene encoding uncharacterized protein LOC141679680: MSSQKIGGLKVPKFDKANYHLWKKRMLLYLRDGDHRYIKVIEKGPFVFEIEDPNDAEKRIPKNPDNYTEKDIELDSLDAKVQHLLMESMVDDMSRQIVMYENAKHMWQTIELLMEGTEDVRENRLDILTTQYEEIKSLPGKNITSVFERLNKLINELSIYGKRYEQKEINRKFMLTLPTHLISKGDSVRERLDFKTMSLDKLYGKMKTHEMELEQKKIIYGSGAVDVKNAELLKTTALVASKHMDLDITTEKPKTNDQVLCDAEVDDGNLSGDPRDYYTMEELQDMKDPTMANMEAMFGNLRFRRKQAFRGSGSSNRGQKSPSYSDSGYKTGMVDRKNVKCFNCGEMGHFATECRRSQHARDKGKAYQRKDSGGSKKYPVKSYIAEGRS; encoded by the coding sequence ATGAGTTCTCAAAAGATTGGCGGTCTTAAGGTTCCGAAATTCGATAAGGCAAACTACCATCTATGGAAGAAGAGGATGCTTCTTTATCTCAGAGATGGAGATCACAGATACATTAAGGTCATCGAGAAAGGACCATTTGTATTTGAGATAGAGGATCCAAATGATGCTGAGAAGAGAATTCCTAAGAATCCAGATAACTACACTGAGAAGGATATTGAATTGGATAGTCTAGATGCCAAGGTGCAGCACTTGTTGATGGAATCCATGGTTGATGACATGAGCCGTCAAATTGTTATGTATGAAAATGCTAAGCATATGTGGCAAACCATAGAGTTGTTAATGGAAGGAACGGAAGACGTCAGAGAAAACAGACTTGATATTCTGACTACCCAGTACGAGGAAATCAAATCTCTCCCAGGCAAAAATATAACTTCGGTCTTTGAAAGATTGAACAAGTTGATAAATGAACTGAGCATCTATGGGAAGAGATATGAACAGAAAGAGATAAACAGGAAGTTTATGTTGACATTGCCCACTCATCTCATAAGTAAAGGAGATTCAGTTCGTGAGCGCTTGGACTTCAAGACTATGTCTCTGGACAAGTTATATGGGAAGATGAAGACTCATGAAATGGAATTGGAACAGAAAAAGATTATATATGGAAGTGGTGCAGTGGACGTGAAGAATGCTGAGTTATTGAAgacaactgctcttgtagctAGTAAACACATGGACTTGGACATAACTACTGAAAAGCCAAAGACAAATGATCAAGTGCTTTGTGATGCTGAAGTTGATGATGGAAATCTCTCTGGAGACCCAAGGGATTATTATACAATGGAAGAGTTGCAAGATATGAAGGATCCCACCATGGCCAACATGGAAGCTATGTTTGGAAACCTGAGATTCAGGAGGAAACAAGCCTTCAGGGGATCTGGTAGCAGCAACAGGGGTCAGAAATCTCCATCATATTCAGACTCAGGCTACAAGACAGGGATGGTGGATAGAAAGAATGTCAAGTGTTTCAACTGTGGAGAAATGGGACACTTTGCCACTGAATGTAGAAGGAGTCAACATGCaagagataaaggaaaggctTATCAAAGGAAAGATTCTGGAGGTTCGAAGAAGTATCCAGTGAAGTCTTACATAGCTGAGGGTAGAAGCTAG